A single Tenacibaculum sp. 190524A02b DNA region contains:
- a CDS encoding cobyric acid synthase: MTQKLRPIMLVGTGSDVGKSMLVTGICRILKQKGYAPAPFKAQNMSLNSFVTKDGLEIGRAQAVQAEAAGIACTTEMNPVLLKPSGANKSQVILHGKPIGDQTARSYFLGNNKQHLFQEVQKAFNKLQKQYSPIVLEGAGSISELNLKHRDIVNMRMAKYANASVYLVADIDRGGVFASVYGSIALLDEDERKLIKGIIINKFRGDISLFEEGKKMIEELTKVPVLGVIPFAKDIYIEEEDSLALDTKNKAITSGKINIAVVLLPFISNFTDFNRLEKDERVHLFYTRAKEDIQNADIIILPGSKNTIADLQFLRNVGIAQEILKAHEQQKKIIGICGGFQMLGHSISDPHHVENTIQTIPGLGIIPADTIMAAEKTTLQCNFKFKEYQNLCTGYEIHMGVTTFKHQQKLNTINDVSEGYVEENCWGTYIHGIFDNSIVIDDLLSDFTIEQNTATFDYKKYKEENYNKLALHLESHLDMETIIQQMQS; this comes from the coding sequence ATGACTCAAAAATTACGTCCAATAATGTTGGTAGGTACTGGTTCTGATGTTGGTAAAAGCATGTTAGTAACTGGTATTTGTCGCATTTTAAAACAAAAAGGATATGCTCCTGCTCCTTTTAAAGCTCAAAACATGTCTTTAAATAGTTTTGTTACCAAAGATGGACTAGAAATTGGACGAGCTCAAGCTGTGCAAGCTGAAGCTGCAGGTATTGCATGCACCACTGAAATGAATCCTGTTTTGTTAAAACCTTCAGGAGCTAACAAATCGCAAGTTATTTTGCATGGAAAACCTATTGGAGACCAAACAGCCCGTTCTTATTTTTTAGGAAATAACAAACAGCATCTTTTCCAAGAAGTACAAAAAGCTTTTAATAAACTACAAAAACAATACAGCCCTATTGTATTAGAAGGCGCTGGTAGTATTAGCGAACTGAATTTAAAACACAGAGACATCGTAAACATGCGTATGGCAAAATACGCCAATGCTTCGGTATATTTAGTTGCTGATATTGATAGAGGCGGTGTTTTTGCAAGTGTTTATGGCAGTATTGCTTTACTAGACGAAGATGAAAGAAAATTAATTAAAGGGATTATCATTAATAAATTTAGAGGTGACATTTCTTTATTTGAAGAAGGAAAAAAAATGATAGAAGAACTTACCAAGGTTCCTGTTTTAGGTGTTATTCCTTTTGCTAAAGATATTTATATTGAAGAAGAAGACTCCTTAGCATTAGACACTAAAAACAAAGCTATTACTTCAGGTAAAATTAACATTGCTGTAGTGTTACTTCCTTTTATCTCAAACTTTACTGATTTCAATAGACTAGAAAAAGACGAGAGAGTTCATTTATTTTATACACGCGCTAAAGAAGATATACAAAACGCTGATATTATCATCCTGCCTGGTAGTAAAAATACAATTGCCGATTTACAGTTTTTAAGGAACGTTGGTATTGCTCAAGAAATCTTAAAAGCTCACGAGCAACAAAAGAAAATTATTGGAATTTGTGGCGGATTCCAAATGTTGGGACACTCTATTTCTGATCCGCATCATGTGGAGAATACTATACAAACCATACCTGGATTGGGTATTATTCCTGCTGATACTATAATGGCTGCAGAAAAAACAACGTTACAATGTAATTTTAAATTCAAAGAATATCAGAATCTTTGTACTGGCTATGAAATTCATATGGGAGTTACTACTTTTAAACACCAGCAAAAATTAAATACTATTAATGATGTTTCTGAAGGTTATGTTGAAGAAAACTGTTGGGGAACTTATATTCATGGAATCTTTGACAATAGCATTGTTATTGATGATCTTTTGAGTGATTTTACTATTGAACAAAACACAGCTACTTTCGATTATAAAAAATATAAAGAAGAAAATTACAACAAACTTGCTCTTCATTTAGAATCGCATTTGGATATGGAAACTATAATTCAACAAATGCAATCGTAA
- a CDS encoding histidinol-phosphate transaminase: MIEYGHGDDTHKFNNVNFKANFSSNVYNLGANTELKHYLKKQLDTIESYPAPSSEDFIELLSKHHQIKPQNCLVTNGATEAFYLITNTFHGSSATICTPSFSEYEQAGKVNDLQLEFIDRKLVLQHKFTTKLAFICNPNNPDGFENTSDEIATLATTYPNTYFVIDEAYTEFTSNSISCVNLLSKYPNIILVKSLTKLFCVPGLRLGYILSSSSIITQLLQHKMPWNVNSLALQAGEFIFKNYTKVLPDFNAYFSDAIALQKEINTIKGFEVIPTHTSYFLVRLSQPRASELKSYLVNSHQLLIRNASNFRTLDEHYIRIASQTPEKNALLIKALHAWN, translated from the coding sequence ATGATAGAATACGGACACGGAGACGATACTCATAAATTTAATAACGTTAATTTTAAAGCAAACTTTAGCTCTAATGTATACAACCTAGGTGCCAATACTGAACTTAAACACTATTTAAAAAAACAATTAGATACCATAGAAAGTTACCCAGCTCCAAGTAGTGAAGATTTTATAGAATTACTTAGCAAACATCATCAAATTAAGCCCCAAAATTGTTTGGTTACAAATGGAGCTACAGAAGCTTTTTATCTAATCACCAATACTTTTCACGGAAGTAGTGCTACTATTTGTACCCCTTCATTTTCTGAATATGAACAAGCTGGAAAAGTAAATGATTTGCAATTAGAGTTTATTGATCGAAAATTAGTATTGCAACATAAATTTACCACCAAACTGGCTTTTATTTGCAATCCTAATAATCCAGATGGTTTTGAAAATACGAGTGATGAAATTGCTACTTTAGCAACAACGTACCCAAACACCTATTTTGTTATTGATGAAGCATATACTGAATTTACAAGCAACTCAATCTCTTGTGTAAATTTGTTATCAAAATACCCAAACATTATCCTGGTAAAATCATTAACAAAACTATTTTGTGTTCCCGGACTACGTTTAGGCTATATTCTTAGCTCCTCCTCTATCATTACTCAGTTATTACAACACAAAATGCCATGGAATGTAAATAGTCTTGCCTTACAAGCTGGTGAATTTATCTTTAAAAATTACACAAAAGTTCTACCCGATTTTAACGCTTATTTTTCAGACGCTATAGCCTTACAAAAAGAAATTAACACCATAAAAGGTTTTGAGGTAATCCCCACACATACAAGTTATTTCTTAGTTCGTTTGTCTCAACCAAGAGCCTCGGAATTAAAATCATATCTAGTAAACTCTCATCAGTTATTGATACGAAATGCTTCAAATTTCAGAACATTAGATGAGCATTATATCCGGATTGCAAGTCAAACTCCTGAGAAAAACGCCTTACTAATCAAAGCACTACATGCATGGAACTAG
- a CDS encoding cyclic GMP-AMP synthase DncV-like nucleotidyltransferase produces MATLHKEYNTFYHTIKLTQKRKDDLLGSRKSLRKKIKDWFAENKPDKLQPTFKGQGSFEMDTTVNPIVVKDQDGNELRKYDLDDGVYFNEKKDEDNREHISTWHNWVYEAVKDHTETDPIRKNTCVRVIFSDGHHVDLPIYYKEGTKPELAHRAEGWKESDPPEFTQWFLNNANPQIKRLVRYIKAWKDFRHQKNSHLKLPSGFALTILIVNNYVEDDNDDTAFRETVRKMLDTLTAPNGFTCKRPTTPKGDNVFADYSKTRKENFLNTLQNLVSDCDRAKNETNFKKASEYLRNNQFGDRFPKGSDADEESQKKAMASTLNTSYIKPKPYAN; encoded by the coding sequence ATGGCAACATTACATAAAGAATACAATACATTTTACCATACTATAAAACTCACACAAAAACGTAAAGACGATTTATTAGGCAGCAGAAAATCGCTTCGTAAAAAAATAAAAGACTGGTTTGCAGAAAATAAACCTGACAAACTACAGCCTACGTTTAAAGGACAAGGATCTTTTGAAATGGACACCACCGTAAATCCTATTGTAGTAAAAGATCAAGATGGAAACGAACTTCGAAAATACGATTTAGATGACGGAGTGTACTTCAACGAAAAAAAAGACGAAGACAACAGAGAACATATTTCAACTTGGCACAACTGGGTATACGAAGCAGTAAAAGATCATACAGAAACAGATCCTATTCGAAAAAACACTTGTGTACGTGTAATTTTTTCAGATGGACATCATGTAGATTTACCCATTTACTATAAAGAGGGTACTAAACCTGAACTAGCGCATCGTGCTGAGGGTTGGAAAGAAAGCGACCCTCCAGAATTTACCCAATGGTTTTTAAACAATGCCAATCCGCAAATAAAACGCTTGGTTAGATATATTAAAGCTTGGAAAGATTTTAGACATCAAAAAAACAGTCATTTAAAACTTCCTTCTGGTTTCGCCTTAACTATTTTAATCGTAAACAACTATGTAGAAGATGATAATGACGATACTGCATTTAGAGAAACGGTGAGAAAAATGTTAGACACACTTACAGCACCTAACGGTTTTACTTGCAAACGCCCCACAACACCAAAAGGCGACAATGTTTTTGCCGATTATTCCAAAACTAGAAAGGAAAATTTTTTAAACACCTTACAAAATTTAGTTTCCGATTGCGATCGAGCAAAAAACGAAACCAACTTTAAAAAAGCTTCTGAGTATTTACGAAACAATCAGTTTGGCGATCGTTTTCCTAAAGGTTCAGATGCAGATGAAGAAAGCCAGAAAAAAGCAATGGCTAGTACTTTAAACACTAGTTATATAAAACCTAAACCGTATGCAAATTAA